The following nucleotide sequence is from Triticum dicoccoides isolate Atlit2015 ecotype Zavitan chromosome 7B, WEW_v2.0, whole genome shotgun sequence.
aattttttttctatttttttgattttactgttcacaccaggagcatttgctcctgggtgcAGAAATGTACTTTCGTTCATCGACGAGCATGCTTGAGTAATTTATCCATCTCTAACCTTTTTGGGCATGGTTCGTGGTATGTAACTTGACTAATACGTGATTTTTAGCACTGAATCCAATCAGTGTTCTCTGTTGTCGCTACTGATGATGTTATTAACTTGTGAGTTGTGACTAGATTCACTGTAGTTGTAGAGATCTATACTCCATGTGCACTTTGTTCTATGCAACCTATATTGCCTGAAATATATGAACTGCACTACTTAAAATTTATATTTTCCCTTTATAGTCCAGTATCTAGCTGCATTGAGATGATATGTATGCCTCGATATGCATGATCCATCCGAGTGACCTTCACAAACTCTGCGAGACTGCTAAAAGTTACAATGTGGTGTGATAAGCTGTCACTTCTACATGTTTATCTTATCTAAGAGATCTTCGCTGTGGTTCATGAATGTAGGACATGAAGTGTGTGGGGATGCAGTATCTTGAAGCCATTCGGCATCTCCGTAATGCGGGCTTTGTCCCAGATCGGAACATATATATTATATTTGTTCCCGATGAGGAGATTGGAGGACATGAGGGTGTTGAGCTATTCGTTGCATCGAAGGAATTCAAGGAGCTGAATGTGGGATTGGTTCTTGATGAGGGGCTTGCATCCCCTGGGGAGGAGTACCGGGTGTTCTATGCAGAGCGTAGTCCTTGGTGGCTTACTATTAAAGCAAAGGGAGCTCCAGGGCATGGTGCAAAGTTGTATGATGGTAGCGCAATGGAGAATTTAATGAAAAGTGTGGAGGCTCTTCGGAGGTTCCGGACAGCTCAGTTTGATTTGGTCAAGTCCGGAGAGAAAGCTGAAGGGGATGTTGTATCGGTGAATTTTGCGTACTTGAAGGCTGGGACACCAACACCCACGGTTAGTTTATTCAAGTTCCTGTTTACAATGTGCTAAGTGTAATTTACGATTGGCTATTGGATCCCTCACAACATCAATTAAAAATATAAGCAGCTTGAGTACTTGATCGCCTGCTCATTTGCTAACGTGATGTCCTTTTTCTTGATTAACCTACGTATTTTAAAATTTATTTCCAGATGACACAGTGCATAGGATTCATATTTGATGTTTGTTCAAATTGAACAATCAGTTCCTTTGACTAGGAATTATTTATTCTACACTCAATATCTGTTTAGTATTGATTTTGTTTAGTCTTTGAATCTCTGACATGTCTGGTAGCGTGATGAGATAGGTAACCCACCTGCTAAAAAAAGAGGACCATATGATTTCAGCACTACTAAGGCCTGTTTTCTTCTTAGTTGGTGCTGTCCAGTAACGTTATGTCTCAAGTTTTTTAGAATTACCATAGTTAATCACACTTACATAGAACCTGATACTTTTGTGTTCTGTCCATTCTTCGAGTCAGAAAACTGCAAGTCATTTCTTGAAGTTCATTTACTTAGATAAGTCATATCTTGAAGTTTATTTACTTAGAAATGTACCACGGAGTTCACAATCATTATCATCTAGACTCTGATGCTTTTATGTACTATAACATCTTGAATTCATTGCAATTATTTGCTATCTTAGTCATGTATTTTTTGTCAAAAGGAGAACACTTTGCCATCAAGTTCACCCTGATTGACTCATGTTTTCAGTTAAAAAGTCTATTCTCGCTCTTAtttcagggttttgtgatgaatctACAACCATCTGAAGCAGAGGTAGGAATTGACATTCGAATCCCTCCTAGTGTTCATACTGAAGCACTAGAGAAGCGTCTTGCTGAAGAATGGGCACCTTCTTCACGCAACATGACCTTCGAGGTATGATGTTCTTGACAGGGCAATCACTCATGCCTTGTCAACATATTATAATCCATGTTGTCGAGAGCTTACATTATCTGTGATGTTTCTTGAATTGTAAAGGTTAATTTGTCATTTCTTTTGTGGACTGTAAATTTTTTGATTTGTCTTTTAGTTAAAttatgaaaaagaaagaaatatctaacACAAGATTAAGGTAGAAAGTTTTCTAGAATAACTGAAGAAGGTTAATTATCTTGTAATTATTGATTAAGTTGAAGGGTTGAAGTAATTATTGAGGTTTGCTGTGTTAGTCTGTATTAGCTTACTTTTTATTGGGTACTGGGGGTTAAGGGTGTTTTTTCTGACTGTCTAGGGTGTTGAGTATAAGATAGGAGTATTTCATCTGGTGTACTAAAGCCTGGACTTCTATTGGTGAAAACTGATTGCTGTTCAGTTTGTGCCTACTACAAATGCTCGAAAGGCAATGCATTGGCGAAAATTTGCGAAGGCAGATGAAAATAGCTTGTGAACGAATAATGTTCGTGTAACATTTTGATGAGCAAAACAAAGGAGCAGTTCAGCTGAGAGTTTCCTTTTATTTTAATTTCGGCAATCTTGTAAGTATAATATTACATGGTGCATAAGTTTGTAATCATGTTTCTTGTTGATGTCTGTTTGACAGTTCAAACAGAAGGGCTCTGTCCTTGACAAGTTAGGGAAACCAGCCATGACAATTGCTGACAGCTCAAACCCATGGTGGCCTGTGTTTGAAGAATCTGTGAGGAGAGCTGGTGGCAAACTTGGCAAGCCGGAGATATTTCCGGCTTCTACTGATGCTCGTTATTTCCGGGAAATTGGGATACCAGCTTTCGGCTTTTCCCCTATGGCGAACACACCAGTACTGCTTCATGATCATAACGAGGTGTGTGCCACCAAGCTCCATTTAAATATCTCAAGCCATCAACTTACTGAAAAATTCTATTGTCTTTATTGTATAGAATAGCATAGCTTTACAACTAGAAACATCAACGTGCACATATAGTACCTGACAACTGAAACAGCAACACATTGGCCGTGCCCCTGTCGTTTATACACAAGAAAGTACCAATGTTCTTTACAAATACTTAAGATTTGTGCATgtcttgcagttcctgagcaaAGATGAGTACCTCAAAGGAATTGGGATATACGAGTCCGTTATAAAGGCGCTGGCCACACACAAAGATGACGGCATCGACGAGGAGTCTAGGGCAGAGCTGTGAGGAAAGATGATCTTATCTTGCCAATGCCATGGCAGATATCTTGCCTCTTTGACGTGCAGTTGTAGCGCAGAAGAAGGTTTGGAGAAATACATGTTCTGTTTCTGCTCTGGCAGCCAAAGCAAAACCACAGATACGGTCCTTGTACATCTTCTCTAATAATTAGACCTGAAATAATTCATGATACTGCATATGTAGTTCCTCGACATATGTTATATAATGACATCTGTGCTTAAATAAGTGAGGGCATTTCATCCATCATTCTTCAGTTCTTTTTCTGGGTGCGGTGGTTCCTCGGAGTAATTGGCAAATGAGATGTGGACGCTTTCAACTCTAGCAAAGTAGCGCATGCAGGGAAGAAGCATGAGGCACGAATGGCGCAGCGGCGTAGGTAAGAGAGACTGATTTGGTAGAGGATGAGAACGCAGAACGGAAGGAAGCACGACACGCCTGCCATGTGTTGTGCACAAGcagagtgtcggtgtactagagtaggggtaccctagtatcccgaacttgtgcatgggcagtcgtagcaccccgtggcaaggcttgccgggtgaccgccaaggtcttccgtggttcctttggagccattcaaaaacaaaatattcaagccaaggagacaaggccccggcaagaggagcttgccgggaaggccaaccaaaacATCTCGAGGAACTTGctgcgacgcaccacgcgtcccggcgaggcccggtgagcgacaagctttcggacgcgacaagacaatgaccgcggcaaggcgcttgccacggcaagctACCACCttatacccacgctccagcacatccaccaaagtgtcgccctggggcctttccaggcgcgcgtggcaagaggctgtgcagccagcggtgcgcggtggcaagcgacgctgacatgattgccatcgtggcgaacggtggcgtccctgacggtccctttttgcactatttgggcgacgtagacgggcatttaatgcctttgtcccctgccgtcagggttaggtatgatacactgtacaggtagttgtaccaaccgcaattccttttccatttttacccttgtctacgttgccacctgtcggagacccctttagcatataaaaggaggcccatgcgcaacgtagaggagggttcgaaggcagaaaacactcacgctcggtctcgttagcagctagagggtactgtagcactcagcgctcccgagcaagaactcaatacacctagacatgcagcagtaggagtgttatctctccggagagctccgaagctgggtaaatccgctcgtgtgcttcgcctcgatctgctcttcgtgcgatctccgccccccgccgaaccgaaaggggctcggtccgccggtcccataggtgttcgtggatcagttttccctgacatctttggcgcgccgggtagggggcgtcgaggttgtgtgaacctgatccggcgttcacacgagctagatcttcatcttcttcatcgacatgccaccgaagaagaaggcttcggcggcagctgttccgtccacgtcgatcccaccaccaccggagcaaacgggtggtgggataggcgccggcggaagaacggacatcgacgagggagcccacggtgctaccaggtccaaggacaaggctgcgcagacctcggcgtccgtacatgcaccgcgcccatctcaggagg
It contains:
- the LOC119336964 gene encoding aminoacylase-1-like, producing the protein MWIAPMAGLTKILLPLLLLSVAAAASPSSDAEAVSRFQEYLRIDTAQPTPDYAAAVAFLRDQAAAVGLEARTLEFAAGKPLLLLRWPGRRPSLPSILLNSHTDVVPSEPKKWEHAPLSATLDEASGRIYARGSQDMKCVGMQYLEAIRHLRNAGFVPDRNIYIIFVPDEEIGGHEGVELFVASKEFKELNVGLVLDEGLASPGEEYRVFYAERSPWWLTIKAKGAPGHGAKLYDGSAMENLMKSVEALRRFRTAQFDLVKSGEKAEGDVVSVNFAYLKAGTPTPTGFVMNLQPSEAEVGIDIRIPPSVHTEALEKRLAEEWAPSSRNMTFEFKQKGSVLDKLGKPAMTIADSSNPWWPVFEESVRRAGGKLGKPEIFPASTDARYFREIGIPAFGFSPMANTPVLLHDHNEFLSKDEYLKGIGIYESVIKALATHKDDGIDEESRAEL